The following proteins are co-located in the Sphingomonas panacis genome:
- a CDS encoding aromatic ring-hydroxylating oxygenase subunit alpha, which produces MATAAIFTPDEPVLPRNCTFDPTDWAILAQHWYPVALVREIGDAPLGTKLLDQPLVIYRAEGEIVVAPDICPHRGVPLSMGTQTGSGVVCAYHGLKFGAGGRCVHVPAHPAKGIPDRMHLKTYPHVERYGLIWTCLTAAPGAQPAPGEILDVPHWDEPGYQQIVCPWIDIHGFAGRQMEGFLDVAHFAFVHTDTFGDANNAEVPAYKPRTTDYGFEAEYWSTVGNYPIGVSGRGVPDFRWLRHFRCHVPFSASLEIHFPGADRLVVVNCASPVSAKVTRLFAPIARNFDTDLPVQDVYDFNLRVFHEDKAIVEAQMPEELPLDPMMEAHIPADMSSLAYRRLLRDMGLSRFFTS; this is translated from the coding sequence ATGGCGACTGCCGCGATCTTCACGCCCGATGAGCCGGTATTGCCGCGCAACTGCACCTTCGATCCGACCGACTGGGCGATCCTCGCACAGCATTGGTATCCGGTCGCGCTCGTCCGCGAGATCGGCGACGCGCCGCTCGGCACCAAATTGCTCGACCAGCCGCTCGTCATCTACCGCGCCGAGGGCGAGATCGTCGTCGCGCCCGATATCTGCCCGCATCGCGGCGTGCCGCTCAGCATGGGCACGCAGACCGGTAGCGGCGTGGTCTGCGCTTATCACGGCCTGAAGTTCGGCGCGGGCGGGCGCTGCGTGCATGTGCCCGCGCACCCCGCCAAGGGCATCCCCGACCGGATGCACCTCAAGACCTACCCGCATGTCGAACGCTACGGGCTGATCTGGACCTGCCTCACCGCCGCACCGGGCGCGCAACCCGCGCCGGGCGAGATCCTCGACGTGCCGCACTGGGACGAGCCGGGCTATCAGCAGATCGTCTGCCCGTGGATCGACATTCACGGCTTCGCCGGGCGCCAGATGGAGGGCTTCCTAGACGTCGCGCATTTCGCTTTCGTCCACACCGATACGTTCGGCGACGCCAACAACGCCGAAGTGCCCGCCTACAAGCCGCGCACCACCGATTACGGCTTCGAGGCCGAATATTGGAGCACGGTCGGCAATTATCCGATCGGCGTGAGCGGGCGCGGCGTGCCCGATTTCCGCTGGCTGCGCCATTTCCGCTGCCACGTGCCGTTCTCGGCCTCGCTCGAAATCCACTTCCCAGGCGCCGACCGGCTCGTCGTGGTCAACTGCGCCTCGCCGGTCTCGGCCAAGGTGACGCGGCTGTTCGCGCCGATCGCGCGCAATTTCGACACCGACCTGCCCGTGCAGGACGTGTACGACTTCAACCTGCGCGTGTTCCACGAGGACAAGGCGATCGTCGAGGCGCAAATGCCCGAGGAACTCCCGCTCGATCCGATGATGGAAGCGCACATTCCCGCCGACATGAGCTCGCTCGCCTACCGCCGCCTGCTCCGCGACATGGGCCTGAGCCGCTTCTTCACGTCGTAA
- the tpiA gene encoding triose-phosphate isomerase — translation MTRRKLIAGNWKMNGDLAALAEIDAIAAAAVAYPGVDVAIGVPATLIAPAAARAPGLAIGAEDVHSADSGAFTGCISAGMVREVGASFAIVGHSERRGGYDETDAEVKGKAEALLRHGLNGILCIGETAEQRDAGNAVAVVTGQLRGSMPWGARSGWLSIAYEPIWAIGTGRTPTVADAAAIHGAIRATLVELLGDDAQAMRILYGGSVTGDNAAALLSAGDVDGALVGGASLTAAKFVPIIAAAAGLG, via the coding sequence ATGACGAGACGCAAGCTGATTGCGGGCAATTGGAAAATGAACGGCGATCTTGCCGCGCTCGCCGAGATCGACGCGATCGCGGCGGCGGCGGTGGCGTATCCGGGCGTCGACGTGGCGATCGGTGTGCCGGCGACGCTGATCGCGCCGGCGGCGGCGCGCGCGCCGGGCCTCGCGATCGGCGCCGAGGATGTCCATTCGGCGGACAGCGGCGCCTTTACCGGCTGTATCTCGGCCGGGATGGTGCGTGAGGTGGGGGCAAGCTTCGCGATCGTCGGCCACAGCGAGCGCCGTGGCGGCTACGATGAAACCGACGCCGAGGTGAAGGGCAAGGCCGAGGCGCTGCTGCGGCACGGGCTGAACGGCATCCTGTGCATCGGCGAGACGGCGGAGCAGCGCGATGCGGGCAACGCGGTCGCGGTGGTGACCGGGCAATTGCGCGGATCGATGCCGTGGGGCGCGCGGTCTGGCTGGCTGTCGATCGCCTATGAGCCGATCTGGGCGATCGGCACCGGGCGGACGCCGACCGTTGCGGACGCCGCCGCGATCCACGGTGCGATCCGCGCGACTCTGGTCGAGTTGCTCGGCGACGACGCGCAGGCGATGCGGATTTTGTACGGCGGATCGGTGACGGGGGATAACGCCGCCGCGCTGCTTTCCGCAGGCGATGTCGATGGCGCGCTGGTCGGCGGCGCGAGCCTGACGGCGGCGAAGTTCGTGCCGATCATCGCGGCGGCGGCTGGGCTGGGATAG